Below is a window of Bacillus paramycoides DNA.
ATCCTCCAGCAATTGAAATTAAACGTATCTTAAAAAACAACGTATTTTTGACACAAGGTGATTTAGTTCCTCTAGCATTTACTCCAATACCAGGTACAAATTACAACCTAGTTACAAAAGCTAAATTATTTTTACAAGGGAATATCCGTAAAAGTATTGAGTATGTATATGATGAATACAATAGAATTATATATAATTCTATTGTAAATGTTCCATTTTCCGGTTCCACAGATCTAATAGAAGATGATTTTCTATCTTTACCTTTAATAGCTTCTTCCTCAGATACTACATTTCATTTTATTAATCCTAAAAACGGTGATTTACCACATTTAGAAAAATGTTCCTTCGGAGATACAGTTTATTATAACAAACAACCATATTGCGAATTAGTCAGTACTCAACTTGTTGGATTAGACTTTTCCCCTTGTCTAACAAACTTAAAGGAACCATTTAATACTTTTCGTGAAATAATTGTATTAAACCTTAATTTAAAAGTTTTACAAATACAACAAGTACAAATTTAAAACAAAGAAAACTTCTTATTTTTCAAACCAACCTACTTAAAAAAACACCAATATCCGTTAGTGCTCTCCTAAAGGAAACTATAAAATAAAATGAAAAAAGTGAGTGAAACTTATCCCAATACTACAATATATGTTTAACTAAC
It encodes the following:
- a CDS encoding CsxC family protein; its protein translation is MSEQRPINTSCQVVGQTQTPLNNKVKTPIITTETPLVQMPVILAERTIQIVIESNISLDPPAIEIKRILKNNVFLTQGDLVPLAFTPIPGTNYNLVTKAKLFLQGNIRKSIEYVYDEYNRIIYNSIVNVPFSGSTDLIEDDFLSLPLIASSSDTTFHFINPKNGDLPHLEKCSFGDTVYYNKQPYCELVSTQLVGLDFSPCLTNLKEPFNTFREIIVLNLNLKVLQIQQVQI